GCCACGTATGGTCAATTGAACACACAGGCACTAACCACAGCTATCACATCTATCGATGCTTTGGCATGCATACTAGGGTCTAGGCCCACCTATTAATACCTATAAGCTCTCATATAGTCATTAAGAAGGAAATTAAGATTAcattaaatgaattataaagtTACTGATGTTTAAAGTTGGAATACTCTCGTACCAACTTAAGTATATCTCCTTTAACTAAGCTTCTTGGAAAAAGTATCATTAatgcaaattatatatacatattaaattatacataaaaattacgaaatgaaaatttttttaaatcaagaaatataaatcattttcgCTATCTTGCGATGTAAATAGTGTGTACTATGCTGGAAgagaaataaacaataaattatttttgatattatttaaatttatagaaatttgtattaaatttaaaatcacataatatttttttcagtaaatatatttcttttcagaaataaatttacgtagctatatactattatcatagaGGAAATTCCTCTCTACTATTATCTGCTATTACTATTACTTCACATTCATACTTCGTATTACCAGGTATCACATTTGttatacatttgttttaaatatgtatcttatcattttataaatttctaagtttcaaattaaatataaattttaatattctatctaTAAATTTAGTAATTCAATTatggtaattaaaaaatttataatataaaagaacaatatatgcaagatatttaatttaagaattaataatttatcttcCTAAATACGTTGTCTGTTTTTATGtaaatctttctcttttaGTTTATGTGTGTGTTAAACAGtcaattgaattaaattcatGATATCGCGCAGTTTTCAAACTTCCTTCAGGATCGTGCCGGTAACGTACTACTCTTTGTGTGTTATACACTTTATATGTTttagatatattaaaatagatcaaatatttatgacatagtaaaatagaataaaaaaagtcATTTCGATATTGctaatatcataatattaataattttttagcgATTTCTGTGTAACAACGTAATCAACATGCCTCCAAAACAAACTCGAGCTCCAAAGGTTAGACAATTAAACAAAtcatactttaaatatttttatcagtgtaataaaacaataattttgtgttaggatatatatttttataaatgtaattgcaacactttgttcaaaatgttttatgtaaTTCAATTATAGAATAtgttactgcaaaatattgagcaatttataaaagagatatttactttgcttttattttgaattagGAAAATTCTATGGGaattaaaagtgaaaaaaaaaataaagtaaaatcaGAAGCAACAAAGAAAAGATCTAAACGTAGTACAGATGATAACGAAGAACCTACTGCAAAGCGTTTCAAAACAgacaaaaaatcaattttgaaTAGAAtagatacaaatttaaatgaaattgattttgGTTGTTCAAAGTTAAATgcaaaaggaaacaaatataatttaaaaatttccagTTGGAATGTTTCTGGCATAAGAGCGGTCATTAAAGTAtggtaacaattttattatattctgtagcttttaatgaaattttatgtcAGTTTGATATTATATTGATTTAGAAAAATGGAGCAGAATATATGTTGAAAGAAGATGCAGACATAATTGCATTACAAGAGACCAAATGTGATAAAAATAAGTTACCTGAAGAAGTTAAATTAAATggatatcattattattttcttgagAGTAAAGAACTATTTTATaatctattataaatttttatttataaaataacaaattatatatatgttataaataggTAAAAAACCTGGATATTGTGGTGTTGCATTATACACAAAAGAAAAAccaattgatataaaatatggtTTAGATAATGTTGAATTTGATAGTGAAGGGAGATTAATTACTGcagaatattcaaatttctacTTAGTTAATGTTTGTAAGTTATTCGGACTTTCTATGGATAAAAATCTGTGGATATTATAtactaaattttgtaattgtatatagatGTTCCTAATGCTGgtcaaaaattaataacattgcCAAAAAGATTGAAGTGGAACGAAGCTTTTAAAGCTTATGTAAAGAATCTGGATGAAAAGAAACCTGTTATTATTTGTGGTGATATGAATGTTGCTCACCAAAAAATAGGTAGAATTCTTTTcattcattaaattattccttcctaatttttgaaaattaatgaaattataaagactaatttcataatttgttTAGATCTCAAAAATCCAgacacgaataaaaaaaatgctgGATTTACACAGGAGGAACGAAGTGGTATGACAGATTTCTTAGATGCAGGATTTGTGGATACTTTTAGAGCTTTATATCCTGATAAGGAAGGTGCATACACATTTTGGTCATATTTTGCTAATGCACGTAGTAAAAATATAGGATGGTgagtataaaaaatttgtttattatgaatttaaatataaaaaatagaatcttcatattatattttataattttttatataggaGACTAGACTATTTTTTGGTGTCAAAACAAATTAAGGATAATGTTTGTGACAATGTTATAAGGGATAAGGTGTATGGGAGTGATCATTGTCCTATTGTACTTTACATTAACATatgattaaatatgtataactgAATGCATACTTTATACTTATACTATGTGTTCAAGTAATTTACTAAGTTTGTTGTATTTAACCTATTTATTTCgtgttctaaaaataaaattttatttgaaaaatatcatttcatatttattattacagcGATAACATAAAATCtgatttttttaatagaaataaatatttgcagaTAATGGATATCTGaatccttttatttttctctacaCTGTGTAAGATACATTTCTAAATAGTATTCAatatattgaattaatataattttaacattaacCTAACATAAATGATACTTTTGAGGTCTAACCTAATCTCAGATATAAAACTTGATACATTTTATCTCTAGTATTTACTACCGtttatgttttttaaataattgttttcgacggtttt
Above is a genomic segment from Bombus fervidus isolate BK054 chromosome 4, iyBomFerv1, whole genome shotgun sequence containing:
- the Rrp1 gene encoding recombination repair protein 1, with product MISRSFQTSFRIVPRFLCNNVINMPPKQTRAPKENSMGIKSEKKNKVKSEATKKRSKRSTDDNEEPTAKRFKTDKKSILNRIDTNLNEIDFGCSKLNAKGNKYNLKISSWNVSGIRAVIKKNGAEYMLKEDADIIALQETKCDKNKLPEEVKLNGYHYYFLESKKPGYCGVALYTKEKPIDIKYGLDNVEFDSEGRLITAEYSNFYLVNVYVPNAGQKLITLPKRLKWNEAFKAYVKNLDEKKPVIICGDMNVAHQKIDLKNPDTNKKNAGFTQEERSGMTDFLDAGFVDTFRALYPDKEGAYTFWSYFANARSKNIGWRLDYFLVSKQIKDNVCDNVIRDKVYGSDHCPIVLYINI